From a region of the Alnus glutinosa chromosome 1, dhAlnGlut1.1, whole genome shotgun sequence genome:
- the LOC133858952 gene encoding uncharacterized protein LOC133858952 produces the protein MGRSMCKLLLVLPEDNLAMPQRQDSGNKEERDAEPNKATIIVKDSLRFFIPKAPYPDRLQVPKKGEKFEDILEVFKQVQINILFLDATQQVPSYAKFLKDFITVKRRTNVPKKVCLTEQVSSILQCKLPIKYKDPGCPTISCMIGVNEKEKAWLDVGARVNLLPYSVYLQLGLGELKPTSMTLQFADKSVKVPRGIIEDILIKVDKFYFLVDFIMLDTEPVQNVGIQIPVILGRPFLAMANALIIVEQGS, from the coding sequence atgggcaggagcatgtgcaagttATTGTTGGTTCTTCCTGAAGATAATCTCGCTATGCCTCAAAGGCAAGATAGTGGCAACAAGGAGGAAAGAGATGCGGAGCCAAATAAAGCCACAATTATTGTTAAGGATTCTCTTAGATTTTTTATACCTAAGGCACCATACCCAGACAGACTACAAGTGCCTAAGAAGGGAGAAAAATTTGAGGACATCCTGGAGGTGTTCAAGCAAGTCCAAATCAATATTCTATTTTTGGATGCCACCCAACAAGTGCCTtcttatgccaagttcttgaaggactttaTCACGGTTAAGAGGAGAACCAATGTCCCAAAGAAGGTGTGTTTGACTGAACAAGTAAGCTCTATCCTTCAATGCAAGCTGcccatcaagtacaaggaccctggatgtcctactatctcttgcatGATAGGAGTCAACGAAAAAGAGAAGGCATGGCTAGATGTTGGAGCAAGGGTCAATCTATTACCCTATTCAGTctacctgcaattggggttgGGAGAATTGAAGCCTACCTCTATGACGCTTCAATTTGCTGACAAGTCAGTGAAGGTACCAAGGGGAATCATCGAGGACATCTTGATTAAAGTTGACAAATTCTATTTCCTTGTGGATTTTATAATGCTAGACACAGAACCGGTTCAGAATGTAGGGATTCAAATACCAGTAAttctagggcgaccattcttagctatgGCTAACGCCCTAATAATTGTAGAACAGGGGTCATGA